A stretch of the Pedobacter sp. MC2016-14 genome encodes the following:
- a CDS encoding helix-turn-helix domain-containing protein produces MDQKRVTKLLGRKEDIHLEYKTASRDQLPKSLFESICAMLNREGGDIFLGVNDNGTILGINNAYLDQLIKDLVNLSNNPSKLDPPFILHPQTLKVDGKIILHITVPVSSEVHKSVNVVYDRSHDGDFKVTQLSKIAALYNSKRNYYSESMVCPAVTMADFKPELFDIARNLIKANNASHPWINLDNEQFMKIAGLYGKDTRSNKEGHNLAAVLLFGTDQTILNTVSYYKVDALVRREDIYRYDDRLYIQTNLIEAYDQLSAFVEKHLPDKFFLRGD; encoded by the coding sequence ATGGATCAGAAACGCGTAACAAAGTTATTGGGCAGAAAAGAAGACATTCATCTTGAATATAAAACTGCTTCTAGAGATCAATTACCAAAAAGCCTTTTTGAAAGCATATGCGCTATGCTAAATAGAGAGGGGGGCGATATTTTTCTTGGTGTAAATGATAACGGGACAATACTTGGTATAAATAATGCATACTTAGACCAATTAATTAAAGATCTCGTAAATCTCTCCAATAATCCAAGTAAGCTTGATCCGCCATTTATCTTGCATCCTCAAACTCTGAAAGTAGACGGTAAGATTATACTGCATATTACAGTTCCTGTGAGCTCAGAAGTTCATAAATCCGTCAACGTGGTTTATGATAGAAGTCATGACGGCGATTTTAAGGTAACACAACTTTCCAAGATCGCGGCCCTCTATAATAGTAAGCGGAATTATTACTCAGAATCAATGGTCTGTCCCGCGGTTACGATGGCTGATTTCAAACCGGAGCTATTTGATATTGCACGCAATTTGATTAAGGCAAACAATGCTAGTCACCCATGGATCAACCTGGATAATGAACAGTTCATGAAAATTGCAGGACTATATGGTAAGGATACCAGATCAAACAAAGAAGGACATAATCTAGCGGCTGTCTTGCTTTTTGGAACTGATCAAACCATTCTCAACACTGTTTCTTATTACAAGGTTGACGCCTTAGTCCGTCGTGAGGATATATATCGTTATGATGACCGACTTTATATCCAGACCAATCTTATTGAAGCATATGACCAGTTATCCGCATTCGTAGAAAAGCACCTGCCTGATAAATTCTTTTTGCGTGGTGATTAG
- the galB gene encoding beta-galactosidase GalB, giving the protein MNIRKKTFSKAGLKLLAASFFAVLSAYGQNRVEISLTDNWKFYRGENEKAYEKTYNDKAWKTVRVPHDWAISGPFDKEIDKQVVAITQNGETKPTEKTGRTGALPYTGEGWYRNAIAIPALKKGQRTLLVFDGAMSEPRVYLNGKLVGQWNYGYNSFYLDVTEQALPGQINSLAVHLSNRPKSSRWYPGAGLYRNVHLIIKDELSIEQWGVSITTPVIDAKLAKVNIKTKASGANIRLVTDIMDQQGKRLSSSTTDQRFAEEFDQNIAVADPKLWSPESPYLYTAVSKIYEGDVLKDEVKTRFGIREIRYEANKGFSLNGKVRKFKGVCLHHDLGPLGAAINTAALRRQLTILKDMGCDAIRSSHNMPSPEQLELCDEMGFMFLAESFDEWAKPKVENGYHLYFDTDAEKDVVNLVRANRNHPSIVMWSSGNEVPDQWGAEGVKRAKWLQDIFHREDPTRPVTVGMDQVKATMESGFGALLDVPGLNYRVHLYPEAYKTFPQGFILGSETASTVSSRGIYKFPVVKGKDKQYADLQSSSYDLEYCSWSNLPDDDFVLQDDMPWVIGEFVWTGFDYLGEPTPYDEMWPSRSSYFGICDLAGIPKDRYYLYRSRWNKEKSTLHILPHWNWEGREGETTPVFVYTNYDSAELFLNGKSMGIRKKNKETPQDRYRLMWNDVKYEPGTLKVVAYGADGKAVAEDKVITAGKPYKIVLEADRQEINADGKDISYITVSVVDKNGIPCPTASMPLKFKVSGTGVYKAACNGDATSLESFELPTMKLFSGKLVVLVQSTKQAGSIALQVTGAAVKSGLIKLRSTSN; this is encoded by the coding sequence ATGAACATCAGAAAAAAAACATTTAGCAAGGCCGGGCTAAAACTTCTGGCCGCCTCTTTTTTTGCCGTATTGTCCGCCTATGGTCAGAACCGTGTGGAAATTTCGTTAACAGACAACTGGAAGTTCTATAGGGGTGAAAACGAGAAAGCCTACGAAAAAACATACAATGATAAAGCCTGGAAAACTGTAAGAGTTCCTCACGATTGGGCGATTTCCGGACCTTTTGACAAAGAGATAGACAAACAGGTGGTCGCCATTACGCAGAACGGTGAAACCAAACCGACAGAAAAAACAGGTAGAACGGGTGCATTGCCTTACACGGGCGAAGGCTGGTACCGTAACGCCATAGCCATACCCGCGTTGAAAAAGGGACAGCGTACCTTGCTTGTGTTTGATGGGGCAATGAGTGAGCCGCGTGTGTATCTGAATGGTAAACTTGTGGGACAATGGAATTATGGTTACAACAGCTTTTATCTTGATGTAACAGAGCAAGCGCTACCAGGCCAGATAAATAGTCTCGCTGTGCATTTATCCAACCGTCCAAAATCCTCACGTTGGTATCCAGGTGCCGGACTTTACAGAAACGTTCATTTGATCATCAAAGATGAGCTGAGCATTGAGCAATGGGGTGTTTCCATCACTACGCCTGTAATCGATGCCAAACTGGCTAAAGTAAATATTAAAACTAAGGCCAGTGGCGCCAACATCCGTTTGGTTACAGATATTATGGATCAACAAGGCAAAAGACTTAGCTCATCAACTACTGATCAGCGCTTCGCTGAGGAATTCGATCAAAATATTGCCGTTGCAGATCCGAAATTGTGGAGCCCTGAAAGTCCTTATTTGTACACAGCGGTTTCCAAAATATATGAAGGTGATGTACTGAAAGATGAAGTGAAAACCCGTTTCGGGATCCGGGAGATCCGCTATGAAGCAAATAAAGGTTTTAGTCTTAATGGTAAGGTTCGTAAATTTAAAGGTGTTTGTCTACATCATGACCTCGGCCCCCTCGGTGCGGCCATCAATACGGCTGCTTTAAGGAGACAACTGACCATTCTGAAAGATATGGGTTGCGATGCCATACGGAGCTCACATAATATGCCTTCACCAGAGCAGCTGGAGCTTTGCGACGAAATGGGCTTTATGTTCCTGGCAGAGAGTTTTGACGAATGGGCGAAGCCAAAAGTAGAGAATGGTTACCATCTTTATTTTGATACTGATGCGGAAAAAGATGTTGTAAACCTGGTGAGGGCCAACCGCAACCATCCCTCTATTGTGATGTGGAGTTCCGGTAATGAAGTTCCTGATCAATGGGGTGCAGAAGGTGTTAAGCGTGCAAAGTGGTTGCAGGATATTTTTCACAGAGAGGATCCTACCAGGCCCGTCACTGTAGGTATGGATCAGGTTAAAGCTACTATGGAATCTGGCTTTGGCGCCTTATTGGATGTACCTGGTTTAAATTACCGTGTACATTTATATCCCGAAGCATATAAAACTTTTCCTCAAGGCTTCATCCTGGGTTCAGAGACCGCATCAACGGTGAGCTCTCGGGGTATTTATAAATTTCCGGTAGTTAAGGGCAAAGATAAACAGTATGCCGATCTTCAAAGTTCATCTTATGACCTGGAGTATTGTTCATGGTCTAATCTTCCAGATGATGATTTTGTTTTGCAGGATGATATGCCCTGGGTAATCGGAGAGTTTGTGTGGACTGGTTTCGATTATCTCGGAGAACCTACTCCTTATGATGAAATGTGGCCTTCCAGGAGTTCTTACTTTGGGATCTGTGATTTGGCAGGTATCCCAAAAGACAGGTATTACCTATACCGTAGTCGCTGGAACAAAGAGAAATCTACGCTACATATCCTGCCACACTGGAACTGGGAAGGCAGAGAAGGAGAAACGACGCCGGTTTTCGTGTATACCAATTACGATAGTGCTGAGTTGTTTCTGAATGGAAAAAGCATGGGTATACGGAAAAAAAATAAAGAGACCCCCCAGGATCGTTACAGGCTGATGTGGAACGATGTTAAATATGAACCGGGCACACTTAAAGTTGTAGCTTATGGCGCGGATGGAAAAGCTGTTGCAGAAGATAAAGTGATTACCGCTGGTAAGCCCTATAAAATTGTTTTGGAAGCAGACAGGCAAGAAATCAATGCCGATGGAAAAGACATTTCGTACATCACCGTATCTGTGGTTGACAAAAACGGAATTCCCTGCCCTACAGCATCAATGCCGCTGAAATTTAAAGTGAGTGGTACGGGTGTGTATAAAGCAGCTTGTAACGGTGATGCAACCTCTCTGGAGAGTTTTGAATTGCCTACAATGAAATTGTTCAGCGGTAAGTTGGTTGTGTTGGTGCAGTCTACTAAGCAGGCTGGCTCAATCGCGCTTCAGGTAACTGGAGCTGCTGTTAAAAGCGGACTAATTAAACTGCGTTCTACATCTAATTGA
- a CDS encoding ABC transporter permease: protein MENNTKTSALAGQQDEEVVKGPGRLSRIFLTLYDVYQFIARFFKEAFLPPYEGKELLRQCYDIGYRSALLISTTGFITGIVFTKQSRPSLSEFGATSWLPSLVGIALLRTLAPLLTGLIAAGKVGSSIGAELGSMRVTEQIDAMEVSATNPFKFLVSTRVMAATITIPILTFYTAMIGMLGALLNVSMSESMSAKAFFQSSLEQITFLDITASTIKAVLFGFTIGVVGCYQGYNSSKGTEGVGKAANAAVVTAMFLIFIEEVISVQFFGLFRS from the coding sequence ATGGAGAATAATACTAAAACTTCGGCACTGGCAGGACAGCAGGATGAAGAAGTAGTTAAAGGTCCCGGCAGGTTATCGAGAATATTTTTAACCTTATACGATGTTTACCAATTTATTGCGCGTTTTTTTAAAGAGGCATTTCTCCCTCCTTACGAAGGAAAAGAATTACTAAGGCAGTGTTACGACATTGGTTACCGCTCTGCACTGCTCATTTCTACCACTGGTTTTATCACCGGCATTGTATTTACCAAGCAATCAAGGCCTTCCTTATCTGAATTTGGCGCCACTTCCTGGCTGCCTTCGCTGGTTGGGATCGCTTTATTGAGAACACTTGCCCCACTGCTTACCGGCCTTATTGCTGCGGGTAAAGTTGGCTCCAGCATTGGTGCCGAACTGGGCTCTATGCGGGTAACCGAACAAATTGATGCGATGGAAGTTTCGGCAACCAATCCTTTTAAGTTTTTAGTATCCACACGTGTGATGGCGGCAACCATAACCATTCCCATCCTTACCTTTTACACGGCAATGATTGGTATGCTTGGCGCTTTGCTCAATGTATCTATGAGTGAAAGTATGAGTGCCAAGGCTTTTTTCCAATCGTCTTTAGAGCAGATCACTTTTCTTGATATTACTGCGTCTACCATCAAAGCTGTGCTCTTTGGTTTTACCATTGGCGTGGTGGGCTGCTATCAGGGATACAATTCCAGTAAGGGTACGGAAGGTGTAGGTAAAGCAGCTAACGCGGCTGTGGTAACTGCCATGTTCCTTATTTTTATAGAGGAAGTAATTTCCGTTCAATTTTTTGGCTTATTCAGATCTTAA
- a CDS encoding ATP-binding protein, with the protein MDASPSTFVIYKDRVEVTNANNPHGNGLLLPDNFSPFPKNPLIAKFFIQLGRVDELGSGVINVYRYLKDYSPGREPQFIEDKLFRTVIPIGGITTAPNKLKAVNNDEAINEAINEAINEAINEAINTQVKERLMREVDYIYQQEGVTTKTLISIFQLTRATAQRDIRLLKEADIITFQGSNKSGKYVLTDKGTDLFNKFKN; encoded by the coding sequence ATGGATGCAAGCCCATCAACCTTTGTCATTTATAAGGATCGTGTAGAGGTAACTAATGCAAACAATCCCCACGGCAATGGTCTTTTACTTCCCGATAACTTCAGTCCATTCCCTAAAAACCCGCTCATCGCCAAATTTTTCATTCAATTGGGTAGAGTAGATGAACTTGGGTCGGGGGTTATCAATGTATATAGATATTTAAAAGATTACAGCCCGGGAAGAGAACCACAGTTCATAGAAGATAAATTGTTCAGAACAGTTATTCCTATAGGAGGAATAACAACTGCTCCTAATAAGCTAAAAGCTGTAAATAATGACGAAGCTATAAATGAGGCTATAAATGAGGCTATAAATGAGGCTATAAATGAGGCTATAAATACGCAAGTAAAAGAAAGACTTATGAGGGAAGTTGATTACATATATCAACAAGAAGGAGTAACAACAAAGACATTAATAAGTATCTTCCAACTCACCAGAGCAACAGCGCAGCGAGATATCAGACTGCTAAAGGAAGCAGATATAATTACGTTTCAAGGCTCTAATAAGAGTGGAAAGTACGTGCTAACAGATAAGGGAACAGACTTATTCAATAAATTTAAAAACTGA
- a CDS encoding MlaD family protein — MQQSENRRQITVGVFIFLGLLIFVAGIFTLGGQRKAFVKSFQVSAVFSDIQGLKTGGNVWFSGVKIGTIKKIQFYGTSQVQVIMSIEEDAHKYIHKNAGASISSDGLIGNKIVVISGGSPKFPFVEDGDKLQVNTELSTDDIMKTLQVNNKNLVDVTGNFKILAKNLVEGKGTAGALLADEQIANNFKAIVLNLKNTTAAADKMAVELNAFTKTLNTKGGLADKLLTDTAVFNRLQASVASLQKTAASASAMTENLNNASAKLTKNDNAAGLLLNDPKTADQVRAIMGNLQSGSKKLDEDLEALQSNFLLRGFFKKRAKAEEKAKEEAEKQKQ; from the coding sequence ATGCAACAATCAGAAAACCGCCGACAAATTACCGTTGGAGTATTTATATTTTTAGGCCTGCTTATCTTTGTAGCAGGTATTTTTACATTGGGTGGACAGCGGAAGGCATTTGTAAAAAGCTTCCAGGTAAGTGCTGTGTTTAGTGACATACAAGGTTTAAAAACCGGTGGAAACGTTTGGTTCTCGGGCGTAAAAATCGGAACCATTAAGAAGATCCAGTTTTACGGCACTTCGCAGGTACAAGTTATCATGAGCATTGAAGAGGATGCCCATAAATACATTCATAAAAATGCTGGCGCCAGCATCAGTTCTGATGGATTGATTGGAAATAAGATTGTGGTCATTTCTGGCGGTAGTCCCAAATTTCCTTTTGTAGAGGATGGCGACAAGCTTCAGGTAAATACTGAGCTTTCTACGGATGACATCATGAAAACCTTACAGGTTAACAATAAAAACCTGGTAGATGTAACAGGGAACTTCAAAATTCTTGCTAAAAACCTGGTTGAAGGTAAAGGTACTGCAGGTGCATTATTAGCGGATGAACAAATTGCAAACAATTTTAAGGCTATTGTGCTCAATTTAAAAAACACCACCGCTGCTGCCGATAAAATGGCAGTGGAATTGAATGCCTTTACGAAGACATTGAATACCAAAGGTGGGCTGGCTGATAAATTACTAACTGACACTGCTGTATTTAACAGATTACAGGCCTCTGTGGCTTCTTTGCAGAAAACTGCAGCTTCTGCATCAGCAATGACGGAAAACTTGAATAACGCCTCTGCTAAGCTTACTAAAAACGATAATGCCGCCGGGCTATTATTGAACGATCCAAAAACTGCAGATCAGGTGCGCGCAATTATGGGCAACCTGCAAAGTGGAAGTAAGAAACTTGATGAGGATCTGGAAGCGTTACAAAGTAATTTCCTGCTAAGGGGCTTCTTTAAGAAACGTGCTAAAGCGGAAGAAAAAGCAAAAGAAGAAGCTGAAAAGCAAAAGCAATAA
- a CDS encoding ABC transporter ATP-binding protein, with translation MKQKPQTDLSSEKVIEISGLNKSFGNYHVLRNAGLDLYRGENLVVLGKSGTGKSVLIKIIIGLLKPDAGTVKVLGNVVDEITYKELLALRLRVGFSFQNSALYDSMTVRQNLEFPLVRNRKTLTKLEVNKAVEETLDAVGLLQTINQMPSELSGGQRKRIGIARTLILQPEIMLYDEPTAGLDPITCLEINSLINEVQERYRTSAIVITHDLTCAKEVGNRVAMLLDGHFQRQGTFDEVFNTTDERVKPFYDYNFIQ, from the coding sequence ATGAAACAAAAACCACAGACGGACCTGAGTTCAGAGAAAGTAATCGAGATCAGCGGACTAAACAAATCATTTGGTAATTATCATGTGCTTAGAAATGCCGGACTTGATCTTTACCGTGGCGAGAACCTGGTGGTGCTGGGAAAATCGGGTACTGGTAAATCGGTGCTAATTAAAATCATCATTGGTCTACTAAAACCTGATGCAGGAACAGTTAAAGTTCTCGGCAATGTAGTAGACGAAATTACTTACAAAGAGTTGCTGGCCTTACGACTGCGGGTGGGATTTTCTTTCCAAAACAGTGCTTTGTACGATAGTATGACCGTACGACAAAACCTGGAATTCCCGCTGGTACGTAACCGGAAAACCTTAACAAAACTGGAAGTGAATAAGGCGGTAGAAGAAACACTTGATGCCGTTGGCCTGCTGCAAACGATTAACCAAATGCCTTCTGAATTATCCGGAGGACAGCGTAAAAGGATAGGAATTGCAAGAACTTTAATATTACAGCCGGAAATCATGCTGTACGATGAGCCTACAGCGGGACTGGATCCCATTACCTGTCTGGAAATTAACAGCCTGATCAACGAAGTTCAGGAGCGCTACAGAACGAGCGCAATTGTAATTACACATGATTTAACCTGCGCAAAAGAAGTAGGCAACCGCGTAGCGATGCTGCTTGACGGACATTTTCAGCGTCAGGGTACCTTTGACGAAGTATTTAACACAACGGACGAGCGCGTAAAACCGTTCTACGATTATAATTTTATTCAATAA